Proteins encoded by one window of Sinorhizobium arboris LMG 14919:
- a CDS encoding ABC transporter ATP-binding protein gives MTRSYLSLELLDKTFERGSTRTDVLKQVSLTVDEGEFISIIGHSGCGKSTLLNIVAGLTQATSGVVLLEDKVVDEPGPDRAVVFQNHSLLPWLTVYENVRLAVDKVFSATRSRHERHEWTMRNLELVQMAHAGDKRPAEISGGMKQRVGIARALAMEPKVLLLDEPFGALDALTRAHLQDQVMQIHAALGNTVLMITHDVDEAVLLSDRIVMMTNGPSAKIGDILDVPLARPRRRIELASDRTYLKCREAVLKFLYERHRFVEAAE, from the coding sequence ATGACCAGGAGCTATCTTTCGCTCGAACTGCTCGACAAGACCTTCGAACGCGGCAGCACGCGCACGGACGTGCTGAAGCAGGTTTCGCTCACCGTCGACGAGGGCGAGTTCATCTCGATCATCGGCCATTCCGGCTGCGGCAAGTCGACCCTGCTCAACATCGTCGCCGGCCTGACTCAGGCGACGAGCGGTGTCGTGCTCCTCGAAGACAAGGTTGTCGACGAGCCTGGGCCGGATCGCGCCGTCGTTTTCCAGAACCACTCGCTGCTGCCGTGGCTCACGGTCTACGAGAACGTGCGGCTCGCGGTCGACAAGGTGTTCTCGGCGACGCGTAGCAGGCATGAGCGCCACGAATGGACCATGCGCAATCTCGAACTCGTGCAGATGGCGCATGCCGGTGACAAGCGGCCGGCGGAGATCTCCGGCGGGATGAAGCAGCGCGTCGGCATCGCCCGTGCGCTCGCCATGGAGCCGAAGGTGCTGCTTCTCGACGAGCCGTTCGGGGCGCTCGACGCCCTCACCCGCGCGCATCTGCAGGATCAGGTCATGCAGATCCACGCGGCCCTTGGAAACACGGTCCTGATGATCACACACGATGTCGACGAGGCAGTCCTGCTTTCCGACCGCATCGTGATGATGACCAACGGCCCGTCAGCAAAAATCGGCGACATCCTCGATGTACCGCTCGCCCGCCCGCGCCGGCGAATCGAGCTCGCCTCCGACCGAACCTACCTGAAATGCCGCGAAGCCGTGCTCAAATTCCTCTACGAGCGCCACCGCTTCGTCGAAGCTGCGGAGTGA
- the ntrB gene encoding nitrate ABC transporter permease, producing MSVTNLKLKPQAMPQAAADVIALSHAARPGIASRLPRLAAAAATNLTPLLATLGFLLLAWQILCSSPDSSLPAPTRVLEESWELIAHPFYTGQGTDQGLFWHVFASLQRVAFGYAIAAVVGIALGVLVGQSALATRGLDPIFQVLRTVPPLAWLPLSLAAFQDGNPSAIFVIFITAIWPIIINTAVGIRNIPQDYQNVARVLRLNGFEYFAKIMLPAAAPYIFTGLRIGVGLSWLAIVAAEMLIGGVGIGFFIWDAWNSSLISDIIVALIYVGIVGFLLDRLIALTGHAVTRGTANA from the coding sequence ATGTCCGTCACCAATCTCAAGCTCAAACCACAGGCAATGCCTCAAGCCGCGGCCGATGTCATCGCACTCTCGCACGCGGCGAGGCCGGGAATCGCCAGTCGACTGCCGCGGCTCGCCGCGGCCGCGGCAACAAACCTCACCCCCCTGCTCGCCACCTTGGGCTTCCTCTTGCTCGCCTGGCAAATTCTCTGTTCATCGCCCGACTCCAGCCTGCCGGCACCAACGCGTGTGCTGGAGGAAAGCTGGGAACTGATCGCGCACCCCTTCTACACCGGCCAGGGTACCGATCAGGGCCTGTTCTGGCATGTTTTTGCCAGCCTTCAGCGCGTAGCATTCGGCTATGCGATCGCCGCGGTAGTCGGCATCGCCCTTGGCGTGCTCGTCGGCCAAAGCGCGCTCGCGACGCGCGGTCTCGATCCGATCTTTCAGGTGCTGCGCACGGTGCCGCCGCTCGCCTGGCTGCCCCTGTCGCTCGCCGCCTTCCAGGACGGCAATCCCTCGGCAATTTTCGTGATTTTCATCACCGCGATCTGGCCAATCATCATCAACACCGCAGTCGGCATCCGCAACATTCCGCAGGACTACCAGAACGTCGCCCGGGTGCTGCGGCTGAACGGCTTCGAATATTTCGCCAAGATCATGCTGCCGGCGGCGGCTCCCTACATCTTCACGGGCCTCAGGATCGGCGTCGGCCTCTCCTGGCTGGCCATAGTTGCAGCCGAGATGCTGATCGGCGGTGTCGGCATCGGCTTCTTCATCTGGGACGCGTGGAACTCGTCGCTTATCAGCGACATCATCGTCGCGCTGATCTATGTCGGCATTGTCGGCTTCCTTCTCGACCGCCTCATCGCACTGACCGGCCACGCGGTTACCCGCGGCACGGCAAACGCCTGA
- a CDS encoding CmpA/NrtA family ABC transporter substrate-binding protein codes for MIKTSIGLTRRSLLKTTATAALVGAAKALFPSGAFAQGAGPETAKAVLGFIALTDSAPLIIAKEKGFFDKYGMSEVEVVKQASWGTTRDNLVLGSAGAGIDGAHILTPMPYLISIGKVTQNNQPLPMVILARLNLDAQGISVGAAHADLKVGLDASVLKDVFAKRKADGAPAKVAMTFPGGTHDLWLRYWLAAGGIDPDKDVETIVVPPPQMVANMKVGTMDCFCVGEPWNEQLVNQKIGYTAVTTGEIWANHPEKSFAMRSDWVEKNPRAAKALVMAVEEAAQWCDDMANKDELAKIVGKRSWFNVPSKDIIDRLKGEYDYGNGKVVSHSPHFMKFWRDHASYPFQSHDAWFLAENIRWGKLAPDTDIKGLIAKVNREDIWREAAKELGITDMPASTSRGPETFFDGKVFDPENPEAYLKSLAISRIA; via the coding sequence ATGATCAAGACTTCGATTGGCCTGACCCGCCGCAGTCTGTTGAAGACCACCGCTACTGCCGCCCTCGTCGGCGCAGCCAAGGCGCTATTTCCGTCTGGCGCCTTCGCTCAAGGAGCAGGTCCGGAGACCGCAAAGGCCGTCCTCGGCTTCATTGCGCTCACCGACTCCGCGCCGCTTATCATCGCCAAGGAAAAAGGCTTCTTCGACAAATACGGTATGAGCGAAGTCGAAGTTGTCAAACAGGCTTCATGGGGAACGACGCGCGACAATCTGGTACTCGGCTCGGCCGGCGCAGGCATCGACGGCGCCCATATCCTGACCCCCATGCCCTATTTGATCTCGATCGGGAAGGTGACCCAGAACAACCAGCCATTGCCAATGGTCATCCTCGCCCGCCTCAATCTCGATGCGCAGGGGATCTCGGTCGGCGCCGCCCATGCCGACCTGAAGGTTGGCCTGGATGCATCCGTACTGAAGGACGTCTTCGCGAAGAGGAAAGCCGATGGGGCGCCGGCGAAGGTCGCCATGACGTTCCCGGGCGGCACGCACGACCTCTGGCTCCGTTACTGGCTGGCGGCCGGCGGCATCGATCCGGACAAGGACGTCGAAACCATCGTCGTCCCGCCGCCGCAGATGGTCGCCAACATGAAGGTGGGGACCATGGACTGTTTCTGCGTCGGCGAGCCCTGGAATGAGCAGCTCGTCAACCAAAAGATCGGTTACACCGCGGTCACCACCGGTGAGATCTGGGCCAATCACCCGGAGAAATCCTTCGCGATGCGCAGCGACTGGGTCGAGAAGAACCCGCGCGCAGCAAAGGCGCTGGTCATGGCCGTCGAGGAAGCCGCGCAATGGTGCGATGACATGGCCAACAAGGACGAACTTGCCAAGATCGTCGGCAAGCGCAGCTGGTTCAACGTGCCGTCCAAGGACATCATCGACCGGCTGAAGGGTGAGTACGACTATGGCAACGGCAAGGTCGTATCACACAGCCCGCATTTCATGAAATTCTGGCGCGATCATGCCTCCTACCCCTTCCAGAGCCATGACGCCTGGTTCCTCGCCGAGAATATCCGTTGGGGCAAGCTCGCGCCGGACACGGATATCAAGGGACTGATCGCCAAGGTCAACCGCGAGGATATCTGGCGCGAAGCGGCGAAGGAACTCGGCATCACCGATATGCCGGCCTCAACCTCGCGCGGCCCAGAGACCTTCTTCGACGGCAAGGTCTTCGATCCGGAAAATCCCGAAGCGTATCTGAAGAGCCTCGCCATCAGCCGGATTGCCTGA